The Sediminitomix flava genome includes a window with the following:
- the miaA gene encoding tRNA (adenosine(37)-N6)-dimethylallyltransferase MiaA has product MQKDKLTVILGPTASGKTHLAVHLANDLGGEVISADSRQVYRKMDIGTGKDLNEYTLGENNIPYHLIDICEPGEKYLLSDFQKDFKTSYQKILSNNHYPILCGGTGLYIQSILENYQYAFIPNDQSLRDSLDDLTQDQLLKQLDLLPFSKEFHDRKNRKRTIRAIEIGTFLKDNPNTDNISKNELEAVIIGIDIDRDTRRSKISNRLKERLQEGMIEEVESLLKYIPSEDLIYYGLEYKFLTEYLLGKLTYDEMYQKLESGIHQYAKRQMTWFRGMERKGYQINWLSFDIPTDEKVQICKELILKKV; this is encoded by the coding sequence ATGCAAAAGGATAAACTTACAGTTATACTCGGGCCAACAGCAAGTGGGAAAACACATTTAGCAGTTCATCTAGCTAATGATTTAGGAGGAGAGGTGATATCGGCGGATTCAAGGCAAGTATATCGAAAAATGGATATAGGAACTGGGAAAGATTTGAATGAATACACCCTAGGTGAAAATAATATTCCTTATCATCTTATTGATATCTGTGAACCTGGTGAAAAGTATTTATTAAGTGACTTTCAAAAAGATTTTAAGACTTCATACCAAAAAATTCTTTCAAATAACCATTATCCAATCTTGTGTGGAGGAACGGGTTTGTATATCCAATCAATTTTAGAGAATTATCAATATGCATTTATTCCCAATGATCAATCCCTAAGAGATTCTTTAGATGATTTGACACAAGACCAATTACTTAAACAACTAGATTTACTTCCCTTTTCTAAAGAGTTTCATGATCGAAAGAATAGAAAAAGAACCATTAGAGCTATTGAAATTGGTACTTTCTTGAAGGATAATCCGAATACTGATAATATATCAAAAAACGAATTAGAGGCTGTAATCATAGGGATTGATATAGATCGTGATACTAGAAGGTCTAAAATAAGCAATAGACTCAAAGAGCGATTACAAGAAGGCATGATTGAAGAAGTTGAAAGTTTGCTCAAGTATATTCCTTCTGAAGACTTAATCTATTATGGTTTAGAATATAAATTTCTTACTGAATATCTCTTGGGAAAGCTTACTTATGATGAAATGTATCAAAAACTAGAATCAGGAATCCATCAGTATGCAAAACGGCAGATGACTTGGTTTAGAGGCATGGAGAGGAAAGGCTATCAAATTAATTGGCTTTCTTTTGATATTCCGACAGATGAAAAAGTGCAAATCTGCAAAGAATTAATTCTTAAAAAAGTATAA
- a CDS encoding acyl-[acyl-carrier-protein] thioesterase, with amino-acid sequence MSNKITVWQEDFSVRAYQVDHRAKLKPTAVAQLFQEAAGNHATANGAGFHDIFKMGKMWVLSRLKFEVNGRPVLFDQVTLKTWVKSVNDFNSEREFVFEDKDGNVLVKGSSLWFMLDMKTRRPSALEPVKSYFNIEENLSSIGALEKINVEGELKFTDARNVKYSDLDPNNHVNNVKYLEWALDSYPFSYVQKNKLLGFELNFLAETRMGDEVILETHEVNLENRTVLYTKVKNKATDKLVCVVSTEWKKAKKAVDQAKELELA; translated from the coding sequence ATGAGCAATAAGATTACAGTTTGGCAAGAAGATTTTAGTGTAAGAGCATATCAAGTTGATCATAGAGCAAAGTTAAAACCTACAGCCGTAGCACAATTATTTCAAGAAGCGGCAGGAAATCATGCAACTGCCAATGGAGCAGGTTTTCATGATATTTTCAAAATGGGTAAAATGTGGGTCCTTAGCCGATTGAAGTTTGAGGTGAATGGTAGACCTGTTTTGTTTGACCAAGTAACGTTGAAAACATGGGTAAAATCCGTTAATGATTTCAACTCTGAAAGAGAGTTTGTTTTTGAAGATAAAGATGGGAATGTTTTGGTAAAAGGTTCTTCGTTATGGTTTATGCTTGATATGAAAACTAGAAGACCTTCTGCACTAGAGCCTGTCAAATCTTATTTTAACATAGAAGAAAATTTATCTTCAATAGGTGCGTTAGAAAAGATCAATGTTGAAGGGGAACTGAAATTTACAGATGCTAGAAATGTGAAATATTCAGACCTTGATCCTAATAATCATGTAAATAATGTGAAGTATTTAGAATGGGCACTGGATAGTTATCCATTTTCATATGTACAGAAAAATAAGTTATTAGGTTTTGAATTGAACTTTTTAGCAGAGACTCGAATGGGAGATGAGGTAATTCTTGAAACTCATGAAGTCAATCTTGAAAATAGAACTGTACTTTATACTAAGGTTAAAAATAAAGCAACTGATAAGCTAGTTTGTGTTGTCTCAACAGAATGGAAAAAGGCTAAAAAAGCCGTTGACCAAGCTAAAGAATTAGAATTAGCTTAA
- a CDS encoding MBL fold metallo-hydrolase yields MIEVKKFTFNDFSENTYILSDETKSSIIIDPGCLYEKERNEILKYISDNELKVEKIVNTHCHLDHVFGNRFLKDTLNVPLAIPKDEIEVFNAAPLMSKAYGLPEVEVCEYDELIENEGQISFGNSSLEILYVPGHSPGHLAFYSAEDKFVINGDVLFFGGIGRTDLPGGNYNTLENSIRTKMYALPEDTKVYCGHGPETTIANEKQFNSFVRPE; encoded by the coding sequence ATGATTGAAGTTAAAAAATTTACGTTCAATGATTTTTCTGAGAATACATATATCCTCTCAGATGAGACAAAGTCTTCAATAATCATTGATCCGGGATGCTTGTATGAAAAAGAAAGAAATGAAATCTTAAAATATATTTCTGATAATGAGCTGAAAGTAGAAAAGATTGTAAATACTCATTGTCATCTTGATCATGTTTTTGGGAATAGATTTTTAAAAGATACTCTGAATGTGCCTTTAGCTATTCCAAAGGATGAGATAGAAGTATTTAATGCTGCACCTTTAATGTCAAAAGCATATGGACTTCCAGAGGTAGAAGTATGTGAGTACGATGAGCTAATTGAGAATGAAGGACAAATTAGTTTCGGAAATTCTTCTTTAGAAATTCTTTATGTACCAGGGCACTCTCCAGGACACCTAGCATTTTATAGTGCCGAAGATAAATTCGTTATTAATGGAGATGTTCTATTCTTTGGCGGGATTGGCCGTACAGATTTACCAGGCGGTAATTATAATACGCTAGAGAATAGTATCCGTACTAAAATGTATGCTTTACCAGAAGATACAAAAGTCTATTGTGGACATGGTCCAGAAACGACTATAGCGAATGAGAAACAATTTAATTCTTTTGTAAGACCAGAATAG
- the pssA gene encoding CDP-diacylglycerol--serine O-phosphatidyltransferase: MNIKKQIPNIITSGNLVSGCLGIIEIIEGNLVLGTYFMILAAVFDFFDGFAARLLKVSSPMGKEMDSLADMVTFGVLPGMLMMQLLTQVLPKDSYLVYAGLILPVFSAFRLAKFNIDTRQTDTFLGVPTPAMTLLVCTLPFLFDEFLEIGQFLNNAWFLISISIIISILMVSDIPMLAMKFKNYSWGDNKARYIFALGAVPLLIYFSVGGIPFVMMWYILLSVLNNLNAKDKS; this comes from the coding sequence ATGAATATTAAGAAACAAATCCCTAATATTATTACTAGTGGAAACTTAGTAAGTGGTTGTCTAGGAATTATTGAGATTATAGAAGGTAACCTTGTCTTAGGTACTTATTTCATGATTTTGGCTGCTGTTTTCGATTTCTTTGATGGATTTGCAGCAAGGTTGCTTAAGGTGTCTTCACCAATGGGGAAAGAAATGGATTCATTGGCAGATATGGTGACATTTGGGGTATTGCCAGGAATGCTTATGATGCAGTTGCTAACTCAAGTTTTACCAAAAGATTCTTACCTAGTTTATGCAGGGCTTATTCTACCTGTATTTTCAGCGTTTAGATTGGCTAAATTCAATATTGATACGCGACAAACAGATACATTCTTGGGAGTGCCAACACCGGCAATGACTTTGTTGGTTTGTACATTACCATTCTTGTTTGATGAATTTCTTGAGATTGGACAGTTTTTGAATAATGCATGGTTTTTAATCTCAATCTCTATTATCATTTCAATACTTATGGTCTCTGATATCCCAATGCTTGCGATGAAGTTCAAGAATTACAGTTGGGGAGATAATAAGGCGAGGTATATTTTTGCTTTAGGAGCAGTTCCACTCTTAATCTATTTTTCTGTTGGTGGAATACCATTTGTAATGATGTGGTATATTTTACTTTCAGTTTTGAATAACTTGAATGCTAAAGATAAATCATAA
- a CDS encoding alanine racemase, protein MNHNITSPTLLLDKKKCLRNIEDMTDKAFLNKIALRPHFKTHQSKEIGNWFRDFGVKAITVSSLKMAEYFAEDGWNDITVAFPTNILEINTINKLAQKIQLNLLVEDIDTIIRLQDKLEYSVHLFIKIDVGTHRTGIQAYKKELLTSLTQQIDKSDKTVFKGFLAHAGHTYHAREKEQILEIHEESKSIMLELKEYFLPNYPNLILSVGDTPSCSVADNFEGLDEIRPGNFVFYDVMQNFITSCSTKQIAVALACPVVAKHEDRFEIVLYGGAVHLSKDHLYFDKGAKFFGNIVFLEENSWSDPIDGMYLASLSQEHGIIKASQEYFDKVNVGDVIGILPVHSCLTVNELKKLVTLDGEIIECMKS, encoded by the coding sequence ATGAATCATAATATCACGAGTCCAACACTTTTATTAGATAAGAAGAAATGCCTTAGAAATATTGAGGATATGACCGATAAAGCCTTCCTTAATAAAATAGCTTTGAGGCCTCATTTCAAGACACATCAGAGTAAGGAGATTGGAAATTGGTTCAGAGATTTTGGAGTGAAAGCAATCACTGTGTCTTCTTTAAAAATGGCTGAATATTTTGCAGAAGACGGATGGAATGATATTACGGTGGCTTTCCCTACAAATATTTTAGAGATAAACACGATAAACAAGCTAGCTCAAAAAATACAACTGAATTTGCTAGTTGAAGATATTGACACCATAATTAGACTCCAAGATAAGCTTGAGTATTCGGTTCATTTATTTATTAAAATAGATGTTGGAACACACAGAACAGGTATCCAAGCATATAAAAAAGAGCTTCTTACGAGTTTAACTCAACAGATAGATAAATCAGATAAGACCGTATTTAAAGGTTTCTTAGCTCATGCTGGTCATACTTACCATGCTAGGGAAAAAGAACAAATACTTGAAATCCATGAAGAAAGTAAAAGTATTATGCTTGAACTCAAAGAATACTTTCTTCCAAATTACCCTAATCTGATTTTATCCGTTGGGGACACTCCGTCTTGTAGCGTTGCTGACAACTTTGAAGGGTTAGATGAGATAAGACCTGGAAATTTTGTATTCTATGATGTAATGCAAAACTTTATCACTTCTTGTTCAACCAAACAAATCGCAGTAGCTCTGGCATGTCCTGTGGTTGCAAAACATGAAGATCGATTTGAGATTGTATTATACGGAGGTGCTGTTCATTTATCTAAAGACCATCTTTATTTTGACAAGGGTGCAAAGTTCTTTGGAAATATTGTTTTTCTTGAAGAAAACTCATGGAGTGACCCAATAGATGGAATGTACCTTGCATCTTTATCACAAGAGCACGGAATCATAAAAGCCAGTCAAGAGTATTTTGACAAAGTTAATGTCGGTGATGTGATTGGAATCTTACCAGTACACAGTTGCTTAACTGTTAATGAACTTAAGAAGTTAGTCACTTTAGATGGTGAGATCATTGAATGTATGAAGTCATAA
- a CDS encoding GAF domain-containing protein, with translation MNRNLLAYVVLTSGLHILSLFPFYNNLSLVLLAPLLVHLVCSIYLIATSQKKSIFWIIVVHVFMLGGLFIVNVFSDGIEAYSLVVQEFEYISMVYSLLSILFILSFTFYSYTQLEKRVVSFTERNEKVLADNRSYGGELKRLTDKVSRFQKEKDDEKWISELHTYFIEIIRDLQENDDIYDVLLRQLALKMDLNQLSIFITKNSESSKAKLIKVASYAFDVTKHEAHEEIEEGETLLGQCLLEKQQVIIDDLPEGYLYISSGLGDASAKFLLIQPLLFHETLEGVIEIASFHKIPSHHLKFIELISIEIASMIRGKKTDKVSDELYNQVSRKMEILKEENKSLKLRLKDFEKNDSIDA, from the coding sequence TTGAATAGAAACCTGCTTGCTTATGTCGTTTTGACTTCGGGTTTACATATTTTGAGTCTTTTTCCTTTCTATAATAATCTTAGTTTAGTTTTACTCGCGCCTCTATTAGTACACCTTGTTTGTTCGATCTATTTAATAGCGACTTCTCAGAAAAAATCTATCTTTTGGATTATAGTAGTACATGTGTTCATGTTGGGAGGGCTTTTTATCGTGAATGTGTTCTCGGATGGGATAGAAGCATATAGTTTGGTTGTGCAGGAGTTTGAATATATTTCAATGGTATATTCATTACTAAGTATTTTATTCATATTGAGTTTTACATTTTATAGTTACACTCAATTAGAAAAAAGAGTAGTTTCTTTCACTGAAAGAAATGAAAAGGTTTTAGCGGATAATCGCTCTTATGGAGGAGAGCTTAAAAGATTGACCGATAAAGTTTCTCGATTCCAGAAAGAAAAGGATGATGAAAAGTGGATTTCAGAATTACACACCTATTTCATAGAAATAATTAGAGACTTACAAGAGAATGATGATATCTATGATGTGCTTTTGAGGCAACTTGCGCTTAAGATGGATTTAAATCAGTTGAGTATTTTCATCACTAAAAACTCTGAGAGTTCAAAGGCAAAATTGATTAAAGTAGCTTCATATGCTTTTGATGTTACTAAGCATGAAGCGCATGAAGAAATTGAGGAGGGGGAAACACTATTAGGACAGTGCTTATTAGAAAAACAACAGGTAATCATTGACGATCTTCCTGAAGGGTATCTATATATTAGTTCTGGGTTAGGAGATGCATCTGCTAAATTCTTATTGATACAACCTTTATTATTTCATGAGACTCTAGAAGGAGTAATTGAAATCGCATCTTTCCATAAAATACCCTCACATCATCTGAAGTTCATCGAATTAATCTCAATCGAAATAGCCTCGATGATTAGGGGTAAGAAAACTGATAAGGTGAGTGATGAACTCTACAATCAGGTTTCTAGAAAAATGGAAATTTTAAAAGAAGAGAATAAGAGCCTAAAATTGAGATTAAAAGATTTTGAGAAGAATGACTCTATAGATGCTTAG
- a CDS encoding phospholipase C/P1 nuclease family protein: protein MNTYFVEQINPKRLTKHIITTIAIILNPLIANSDWGFFAHEKIIENAIYVLPHEIYPFYKKHINYLIQQSTTPDSRRYTVEDEAPKHFINMEFYTDLDSNWTNWYELNELYPNDSLQIWGIGPWHIFKLEKQLSTAFYKKDQKKILKLSSEIAHYISDLMVPLHTTKNYNGQLSNQYGIHKLWETEIVEAHYNEYDLFTEKADYLENPKGLIWGEILDVYQKSKEVLEAEKKLSNEVGNKKYQWKSNSRYSKLSYSNRFLKVYYQNQKELVTSQLQKSIYYTASIWLTAWVNAGQPSLDTINSIPTPKVKKPSQFMGPKVFRKHWQ from the coding sequence ATGAACACTTATTTTGTTGAACAGATTAACCCAAAAAGATTAACAAAACATATCATAACCACAATTGCAATAATTCTTAACCCCTTGATAGCCAATTCGGATTGGGGATTTTTTGCTCATGAGAAGATTATAGAAAACGCAATTTATGTTTTACCCCATGAAATTTATCCCTTTTACAAAAAGCATATCAATTACCTTATTCAACAATCAACAACACCTGACAGTAGACGATACACAGTAGAAGATGAAGCTCCAAAACATTTTATTAATATGGAGTTCTACACTGATTTAGATAGTAATTGGACAAATTGGTATGAATTAAATGAGCTTTACCCCAATGACAGCCTTCAAATTTGGGGTATTGGACCATGGCATATTTTCAAATTAGAAAAACAACTCTCCACGGCATTTTACAAAAAAGATCAAAAGAAGATTTTAAAGCTTTCAAGTGAAATAGCTCATTATATATCAGACCTCATGGTTCCACTGCACACTACCAAAAATTATAATGGACAATTGAGTAACCAATATGGTATTCATAAACTGTGGGAAACTGAGATTGTTGAAGCACATTATAATGAATATGATTTATTCACAGAAAAGGCTGATTATCTAGAAAATCCTAAGGGTTTAATATGGGGCGAGATATTGGACGTTTACCAAAAAAGTAAAGAAGTACTTGAAGCAGAGAAAAAATTATCTAATGAAGTAGGTAATAAGAAATATCAATGGAAAAGTAATTCAAGATATAGCAAGCTATCGTACTCAAATCGCTTTTTAAAGGTCTATTATCAAAATCAAAAAGAATTAGTTACTTCACAGTTACAAAAATCTATTTATTACACAGCTTCTATTTGGCTCACAGCATGGGTAAACGCTGGGCAACCGTCTTTAGATACTATAAATTCAATTCCCACTCCTAAGGTCAAAAAGCCATCTCAATTTATGGGGCCTAAAGTTTTCCGAAAGCATTGGCAATAA
- a CDS encoding RNA polymerase sigma factor encodes MTALEFSFSLDQAQSSLKPFALKLTRDMEDANDLLQETMLKAYSNREKFSEGTNLKAWLYTIMKNTFITNYQRLSRRNTFIDTTENLHYINSSDHVTQNMAYSHFALDDMNDAIEALDDVYKVPFMMHFKGFKYHEIADHLQIPIGTVKNRIHIARKELKTKLKVYKDR; translated from the coding sequence ATGACAGCCCTAGAATTCTCATTTTCATTAGATCAAGCACAGTCTTCTTTAAAGCCTTTCGCATTGAAGTTGACAAGAGATATGGAAGATGCAAATGACTTGCTTCAAGAAACAATGTTGAAGGCTTATTCCAACAGAGAGAAGTTCTCTGAGGGGACTAACCTTAAAGCATGGTTGTATACGATCATGAAAAATACATTTATCACGAACTATCAGCGTCTTTCAAGAAGAAACACGTTTATTGATACAACGGAAAATTTACACTACATCAATTCATCCGATCATGTTACGCAAAACATGGCTTACTCTCACTTTGCATTAGATGATATGAACGATGCTATTGAGGCCTTAGATGATGTGTATAAGGTTCCTTTTATGATGCATTTCAAAGGCTTCAAGTACCACGAAATAGCAGATCATTTACAAATTCCTATTGGTACAGTAAAAAACAGAATACATATAGCTCGTAAAGAACTAAAGACGAAATTGAAAGTATATAAAGATAGATAA
- a CDS encoding HD domain-containing protein: protein MKAKIINDPVYGFIRINHQLIYDLVSHPYFQRLRRIKQLGLTSFVYPGALHTRFHHALGAMHLMRRTLDILIAKGHEISEEEYEAAMIAILLHDIGHGPFSHALEYTILKEVHHENISSLLMDKLNQEFDGKLDLAIRMFKNEYNRAFFHQLISSQLDMDRMDYLQRDCFFTGVIEGSIGADRLIQMIDIVDDQIVIEEKGIYSIENFLNARRMMYWQVYLHKTTVSTEHMLVQVIRRAKHLTREGVEVTCTPALAPFMKEDISFERFESEESVLKNFVLLDDYDIWGSIKFWLFHDDFVLRTLSEHLVERKIFKVHMFNEPLSVAFIEEQKNAVQKKFGFTDSEMTYMFNTNSISNSLYGSNDRILIKTKKGDIVDLLEASELFNAKSMTKSINKYFICHPR from the coding sequence ATGAAAGCTAAAATCATAAACGACCCTGTCTATGGATTTATCAGAATCAATCATCAGTTGATCTATGACTTGGTTTCACATCCATATTTTCAGAGACTGAGAAGAATAAAGCAGCTAGGTTTAACAAGTTTTGTTTACCCAGGAGCCTTACACACTCGTTTTCATCATGCACTAGGTGCTATGCATCTCATGAGAAGAACCTTAGATATTTTAATAGCAAAAGGACATGAAATATCTGAGGAAGAGTATGAAGCGGCAATGATCGCCATTCTTCTACACGATATTGGACATGGGCCATTTTCACATGCTTTAGAATATACTATTCTTAAAGAGGTTCATCATGAAAATATTTCATCCTTATTAATGGATAAACTGAATCAAGAGTTTGATGGGAAATTAGATCTAGCAATAAGAATGTTCAAAAATGAATATAACAGAGCATTTTTTCATCAATTAATCTCTTCTCAGTTGGACATGGATCGAATGGACTATTTACAAAGAGATTGTTTTTTCACAGGAGTTATAGAAGGCAGTATTGGGGCTGATCGACTTATTCAAATGATTGATATAGTAGATGACCAGATAGTTATTGAAGAAAAAGGGATATATAGTATTGAAAATTTCTTGAATGCAAGAAGAATGATGTATTGGCAGGTTTATCTTCACAAAACAACTGTTAGTACGGAACATATGCTTGTTCAAGTAATTAGAAGGGCTAAACACCTTACAAGAGAAGGAGTAGAAGTAACCTGCACGCCTGCTTTAGCTCCATTTATGAAAGAAGATATATCATTCGAAAGATTTGAAAGCGAAGAATCAGTTTTGAAAAACTTCGTACTTCTAGATGATTATGATATTTGGGGGAGTATTAAATTCTGGCTATTCCACGATGATTTTGTACTGAGAACATTAAGTGAACATTTAGTCGAGCGAAAAATATTTAAAGTTCATATGTTCAATGAGCCTTTATCCGTAGCATTCATAGAAGAACAAAAAAATGCCGTTCAGAAAAAATTTGGATTCACTGATAGTGAAATGACCTATATGTTCAACACAAACTCTATAAGTAATTCACTTTACGGCTCCAATGATCGTATTCTAATCAAAACTAAAAAAGGAGATATTGTCGATTTGTTAGAAGCTTCAGAGTTGTTCAATGCCAAGTCAATGACAAAATCAATCAACAAATACTTTATCTGCCACCCTAGATAA
- a CDS encoding DUF72 domain-containing protein: MEFGKLKDISTVDFKIPTDHYRNREVLSTGRNDGKGEIYFGCPSWTSKDWLGKLYPSKLKSAEFFENYTKHFSTIEFNSSHYALPSKSQVEKWVNESPTQFTFCPKVPQEISHWKRLDRVGVQLDTFMQTVAGFEKHLGCSFLQLPPDFGVESLSMLDSFLDRIPDQYPLSIEFRDPSWFEKNEAFEYITKRMEEKKLPMCLTDVAGRRDVLHMRLTSPIVAVRFVGNQLHDTDYVRMRAWAQRIAEWRAQGLEKIFFFLHQPEDRLCPETAVYFVECINDTCGVNLPIPKLYQSGIQTSLF, translated from the coding sequence ATGGAGTTTGGGAAGTTAAAAGACATTAGTACAGTAGATTTTAAGATACCTACTGATCATTATAGAAATAGAGAAGTACTATCAACAGGTAGAAATGACGGAAAAGGAGAAATCTATTTTGGTTGTCCCTCATGGACGTCAAAAGATTGGTTAGGTAAGTTATATCCGTCTAAGTTGAAAAGTGCAGAATTTTTTGAAAACTATACGAAGCACTTTTCGACCATAGAGTTTAATTCTTCTCATTATGCATTGCCAAGTAAATCACAAGTTGAGAAATGGGTTAATGAAAGTCCAACACAATTTACTTTTTGTCCAAAAGTTCCACAAGAAATAAGTCATTGGAAACGCTTGGATAGAGTGGGAGTACAACTAGATACTTTTATGCAGACTGTGGCAGGGTTTGAGAAACATTTAGGATGTAGCTTTTTACAACTTCCTCCCGATTTTGGAGTAGAATCTCTTTCAATGCTTGATTCATTTTTAGATCGAATTCCTGATCAATATCCATTATCAATTGAGTTTCGAGATCCTTCTTGGTTTGAGAAAAATGAGGCTTTTGAATATATCACGAAACGAATGGAAGAAAAAAAGCTTCCAATGTGTCTGACCGACGTAGCAGGAAGAAGAGACGTGTTGCATATGCGTTTAACAAGTCCAATTGTAGCAGTGAGATTTGTTGGAAATCAGTTACACGATACTGATTATGTGCGAATGAGGGCTTGGGCTCAAAGAATTGCAGAGTGGCGAGCACAAGGTTTAGAAAAGATATTTTTCTTTTTGCATCAACCAGAAGATAGACTTTGCCCAGAGACCGCTGTATATTTTGTAGAATGTATTAATGATACTTGTGGTGTCAATTTACCAATTCCTAAATTATATCAATCTGGAATACAGACGAGTTTATTTTAA
- a CDS encoding flavin reductase family protein produces the protein MNTIDAKTYRDGMSLLPAAVTVVTTDGEAGKGGMTVSAITSVTDTPATLLICINQNSKMNEMLKTNARFVVNILQASNEEISNRMAGFDGSEPSERFDLGEWKEGTLKQPILKNASAAFECEIVKTDEVGTHSVIYGEVKELHTFEKEESPLMYFNRSYQQFRVDETVTP, from the coding sequence ATGAATACGATCGACGCAAAAACTTATAGAGATGGAATGAGCTTGCTTCCAGCAGCTGTTACTGTTGTTACTACAGATGGTGAAGCTGGCAAAGGAGGTATGACAGTCTCTGCAATTACTTCTGTTACAGATACTCCAGCCACACTCTTGATTTGTATCAACCAAAATTCTAAAATGAATGAAATGTTGAAAACAAATGCTCGTTTTGTGGTAAATATTCTACAAGCTTCAAATGAAGAAATTTCAAATAGAATGGCAGGTTTTGATGGAAGTGAGCCTTCTGAGAGATTTGACTTGGGAGAATGGAAAGAAGGAACTTTAAAACAGCCAATTCTAAAAAATGCCTCAGCCGCTTTTGAATGTGAAATTGTAAAAACGGACGAAGTTGGAACACATTCAGTTATATATGGTGAAGTAAAAGAGTTACATACTTTTGAGAAAGAAGAGTCTCCTCTTATGTATTTCAACAGATCTTATCAGCAATTTCGAGTAGATGAAACGGTTACTCCGTAA
- a CDS encoding DUF4230 domain-containing protein — MKSLKYLFFILLFTSIGIGIKYYFDFKESERLKAEAILLQAKIYDKFVSKSKLVFGEQHYTDIIKYKEPVDWWPDPSIDLHIKGHVNLCIDLSKIEKKDILITNDSIFIQIPNLEICDVVIDHENSSVFNETNTFFSSSNIVTKALTKAKGIIYKKAVSDPLLIKHQSKAKEAIKNFLSLTSEKTIVVEQKNILSKESFLTITE; from the coding sequence ATGAAATCGCTCAAATATTTATTCTTCATTTTACTTTTCACCTCAATTGGAATAGGGATAAAGTACTATTTTGACTTCAAAGAAAGTGAAAGATTGAAAGCTGAAGCGATATTACTACAAGCAAAAATCTATGACAAATTTGTTTCTAAAAGTAAACTAGTATTTGGGGAGCAACATTATACAGATATTATCAAATATAAAGAACCCGTAGATTGGTGGCCAGATCCAAGCATAGACCTACACATAAAAGGTCATGTAAATCTTTGCATTGATCTTTCAAAAATTGAAAAAAAGGATATCCTTATCACTAACGATAGCATTTTTATTCAAATACCAAATCTTGAGATTTGTGATGTTGTGATAGATCATGAAAACTCATCTGTTTTTAATGAAACAAACACCTTCTTTTCTTCATCAAATATTGTAACAAAAGCTCTAACAAAGGCAAAAGGTATTATTTATAAAAAAGCCGTAAGCGATCCTCTACTCATCAAACATCAAAGTAAAGCTAAAGAGGCTATCAAAAACTTTTTATCCTTAACTTCTGAAAAAACGATAGTAGTAGAACAGAAGAATATCCTTTCAAAAGAATCATTTCTTACAATTACGGAGTAA